The genomic segment TCGGACCTGGAAGTCATGAGGGCCTTGCTGGAGTCTGAGAGAATCCCCGCGTTTGTTTTAGATGGTGGCATCAACCAGGTGTATTCCCTGTTGGCAGTCGCCACCGGCGGCGCGCGCTTGCAAGTAGCCTCCGAACACGCGAACGCTGCCCGGCAGATACTCGCGGCTTTCGAGAGCGGGCAACTGACGCTGGACGATGAGGTGATCGGCGAAGAGTCAGGCGATGCCTGACAAGCGCAGAGGCCGGGCTCTCGCCATCATGTTCATGAAGCTACTGGGTATTGCTTGAGTCCTTGTCTGTCATGAACCGTCGGCACTGAAAACCTCCGCCCACAATTGTTTCACTACCGATATTTCCGTGGCGATGCGGCTTGCTGCTACGCGCGCTCTTTCTTCTCCCTG from the Collimonas arenae genome contains:
- a CDS encoding putative signal transducing protein, with the translated sequence MTSNADSGGTDRRNTDSRSAGSQDNFETIARSMTPSDLEVMRALLESERIPAFVLDGGINQVYSLLAVATGGARLQVASEHANAARQILAAFESGQLTLDDEVIGEESGDA